Proteins from a single region of Halalkalibaculum roseum:
- a CDS encoding HD family phosphohydrolase: protein MSILEKLGLARKKNPGAPIIGEKKKKQEESSTLQQNIYIRIAIIFGFFLLLVFSVPQASFKEPSNYELKEPWRADDLTAPFNFPIQKTKEQIESEKDAIRNSIPPIFHEEPNADISIKTRIDSLFSNLQSVMRVYEEWQLSEQSNGNPTQDSLEFIQAKRTSDLNLSESSWQALQENYRLTEIENSTVATKTAPGNRFIADNLKGSITNISSELLDDGIIDRNKQELSYDQITVRNLRDRTERTQNLANVRDMQQARDYATYQLTQRYRENIAGAGFEIFNQVIEPNLTYSANDTESRIQEAISDISKTKGIVAQGQVIIRRGDIVTQEKLNMLKSLAEARSQNASDLERWLRYGGDVLAIIAILSIFFFYLYLYRKSIFEDNAMLLLVIIAMSLICVGSAVVYELENISPYIVPVAITPIILTIIFDSRVGLLSTFTLALLTGLINGNNYEYVVATTVACSLGLFSVRDIKKRSQFFFTTPGIVFACYALVILSFNMTAYQAGEELLSDLFYVAINAIFILFTYPLILLFEKSFNVTTDFTLIELSDNNLPLLKQLMNRAPGTFHHSLQVANMAEAAASAIGANGLLARVGALYHDVGKMEKPGYFTENQTGSNEHEKLKPRMSALVIKAHVSNGVKMAKEHGLPEVIIDFVKTHHGTSLIKYFFVKAKENADEEKDEIQEEDFRYDGPLPRTKETGILLLADGVEAASRAMKDPNYQKLENLINKMVDNRVYEGQLSKTPLTFQDLRVIKETFLNILVGIYHSRVEYPDKDQGQNGKEKKEETAQDSNKNFEVKKEDSTEGPPTVDEYQNT, encoded by the coding sequence ATGAGTATTCTTGAAAAATTGGGCTTGGCCCGTAAAAAGAACCCCGGCGCACCTATCATCGGGGAGAAGAAAAAAAAGCAAGAAGAGTCATCTACGCTGCAGCAGAACATATATATAAGAATTGCCATCATATTCGGCTTCTTTCTGCTTCTTGTGTTTTCCGTTCCTCAGGCTTCGTTTAAAGAACCCAGTAACTACGAACTGAAAGAGCCCTGGCGAGCCGATGATCTCACTGCTCCATTCAACTTCCCCATTCAGAAGACTAAGGAACAGATTGAAAGTGAGAAAGATGCGATTCGAAACTCCATACCGCCCATATTTCATGAAGAACCGAATGCCGATATCAGTATTAAGACCCGTATAGACTCACTTTTCAGCAACCTTCAATCGGTGATGAGAGTATATGAAGAGTGGCAGCTTTCTGAGCAATCAAATGGCAATCCGACACAGGACAGCCTTGAATTTATTCAGGCTAAAAGGACTTCGGACCTGAATCTCTCGGAATCATCCTGGCAGGCACTTCAGGAGAACTACAGGCTTACAGAAATTGAGAATAGTACCGTAGCAACAAAAACGGCTCCGGGCAATCGGTTTATAGCAGATAATCTCAAAGGATCCATTACAAATATCTCATCCGAACTCCTTGACGATGGAATCATTGATAGGAATAAGCAAGAGCTTTCCTATGATCAGATTACGGTTAGAAATCTCAGAGACCGAACCGAACGCACTCAAAATTTGGCCAACGTACGCGATATGCAGCAAGCCCGTGATTATGCTACATACCAGCTTACACAGCGATACCGGGAAAATATCGCCGGTGCCGGTTTTGAGATCTTCAATCAGGTTATTGAACCAAATCTGACTTATAGTGCAAATGATACCGAGTCAAGAATTCAGGAGGCCATTTCCGATATCTCCAAAACAAAAGGTATCGTCGCCCAGGGTCAGGTCATTATCAGAAGAGGCGACATTGTCACGCAGGAGAAATTGAATATGCTGAAAAGTCTGGCCGAGGCCAGGTCTCAAAATGCCAGTGATCTTGAACGCTGGCTTCGTTATGGTGGAGATGTCTTGGCAATTATTGCCATACTCAGCATTTTCTTCTTCTATCTCTACCTCTACCGAAAGTCTATTTTTGAGGATAATGCGATGTTGCTGCTGGTGATCATTGCCATGAGTCTGATTTGTGTAGGCAGTGCCGTTGTTTACGAGCTCGAAAATATTTCGCCCTATATCGTACCGGTAGCGATCACCCCGATTATTCTTACCATTATATTTGACTCGCGGGTAGGACTACTGTCTACTTTCACCCTTGCCCTGCTCACCGGTCTCATAAACGGCAATAACTACGAATATGTCGTTGCCACCACTGTTGCATGTAGCCTGGGTCTTTTCTCAGTACGGGATATCAAAAAGCGCTCGCAATTTTTCTTTACTACCCCGGGTATTGTTTTTGCCTGTTACGCACTGGTCATTCTCAGCTTCAATATGACTGCCTACCAGGCCGGTGAGGAATTGCTAAGCGATCTCTTTTATGTGGCTATCAACGCCATCTTTATACTGTTCACCTATCCCCTCATTCTACTTTTTGAGAAGTCATTTAATGTCACTACCGACTTCACCCTGATTGAGTTAAGTGATAATAATCTGCCTCTTCTAAAACAGCTGATGAATCGTGCACCGGGTACATTTCATCATAGCCTGCAGGTAGCGAACATGGCAGAAGCTGCAGCAAGTGCCATCGGGGCAAACGGACTGCTGGCAAGGGTTGGAGCATTGTACCATGATGTAGGCAAAATGGAGAAACCGGGTTATTTTACGGAGAACCAGACCGGATCCAACGAACATGAGAAGCTAAAGCCGCGAATGAGTGCCCTGGTAATCAAGGCCCATGTAAGCAATGGAGTTAAGATGGCCAAGGAGCACGGACTGCCGGAAGTGATTATTGATTTTGTAAAAACACATCACGGTACCTCACTTATTAAATATTTTTTCGTCAAGGCAAAAGAAAATGCTGATGAGGAAAAAGATGAGATCCAGGAAGAAGATTTCAGATATGACGGTCCTCTGCCCAGAACCAAGGAGACCGGCATCCTGCTCCTGGCCGACGGCGTAGAAGCTGCTTCCCGCGCCATGAAAGATCCTAACTACCAAAAGCTGGAAAACCTCATAAACAAGATGGTTGACAACAGGGTATACGAAGGCCAGCTCAGTAAAACCCCACTCACTTTCCAGGATTTGCGGGTCATAAAGGAGACATTCCTAAATATTTTGGTTGGAATCTATCACAGCCGCGTAGAGTATCCTGACAAAGATCAAGGTCAGAACGGCAAAGAGAAAAAAGAAGAGACGGCCCAGGATTCGAATAAAAATTTCGAGGTTAAAAAAGAAGACTCTACCGAAGGACCGCCAACAGTGGATGAGTATCAAAACACCTAG